In a single window of the Pseudomonadota bacterium genome:
- the acpP gene encoding acyl carrier protein, translating to MSSIEERVKKIVVEQLGVKEDEVTPSASFVDDLGADSLDTVELVMALEEEFECEIPDEQAEKITSVQQAIDYISQNVG from the coding sequence ATGAGTAGCATTGAAGAGCGGGTCAAGAAAATTGTGGTCGAGCAGTTGGGCGTTAAAGAAGACGAAGTCACGCCCAGCGCGTCCTTTGTCGACGATCTTGGCGCCGATTCTCTGGACACGGTTGAGCTGGTGATGGCGCTGGAAGAGGAGTTCGAGTGCGAAATCCCCGACGAGCAGGCGGAGAAGATCACCAGCGTGCAGCAGGCCATCGACTACATCTCACAAAACGTCGGCTAA
- the fabG gene encoding 3-oxoacyl-ACP reductase FabG, with translation MELAGKLALVTGATRGIGAAIAAELVAAGASVTGTATSEAGAAAIDEALKAAGGAEGAEHAGRVLDVTSADGIAELLASLPAPPAVLVNNAGITRDQLLLRMNDDDWDQIMDTNLKSVFRMSKACMRGMMKARYGRIINIASVIGVVGNPGQANYAAAKAGMIGFTKSLAKEVGSRGITANTVAPGFIDTDMTRALPEAQRETLLGQIPLKRLGEGEDIAAAVRFLASPAAGYITGETLHVNGGMYMA, from the coding sequence ATGGAACTTGCCGGAAAACTCGCGCTGGTCACCGGCGCAACCCGCGGGATCGGCGCGGCGATTGCCGCTGAACTCGTGGCGGCCGGAGCAAGCGTTACCGGAACGGCCACCAGTGAGGCGGGCGCTGCGGCGATCGACGAGGCGCTGAAGGCCGCGGGCGGAGCCGAGGGCGCAGAACACGCAGGGCGGGTGCTCGACGTTACGAGCGCTGACGGAATCGCTGAGCTGCTGGCGTCACTGCCGGCGCCGCCGGCGGTGCTGGTCAATAACGCCGGTATCACCCGCGACCAGCTGCTGCTGCGAATGAATGACGATGACTGGGATCAGATCATGGATACCAATCTCAAGTCGGTCTTCCGCATGAGCAAAGCCTGCATGCGCGGGATGATGAAAGCCCGCTACGGCCGGATTATCAACATCGCTTCCGTCATCGGCGTGGTCGGAAACCCGGGCCAGGCGAACTATGCGGCGGCCAAGGCGGGAATGATCGGTTTTACCAAGTCATTGGCCAAAGAGGTGGGCTCACGCGGCATTACCGCCAATACGGTTGCGCCCGGATTTATCGACACAGACATGACGCGGGCGCTGCCGGAAGCGCAGCGCGAAACGCTGCTGGGACAGATTCCCCTCAAGCGCCTAGGCGAGGGTGAAGATATCGCCGCAGCGGTGCGGTTCCTGGCGTCGCCCGCCGCCGGATACATCACCGGCGAGACGCTACACGTGAATGGCGGCATGTACATGGCGTAA
- the tmk gene encoding dTMP kinase, with translation MSAPPRGRFITLEGGEGAGKSTNLRVIEKLLKSRAVPFVSTREPGGTELAEALRSLLLNPASEIAPLSELLMVFAARFDHVENVIVPALREGTWVICDRFVDASFAYQGGGRELPWSKIETLERWLPRLARPDLVLLLDVAPGRGLTRATRNRTADRFERERAAFYQRVRKAYLRRARGNSRYRVINAGRSRRAVAADVSAAVNGILDRFGGAQ, from the coding sequence ATGAGTGCCCCGCCGCGCGGTCGCTTTATTACCCTGGAGGGCGGTGAGGGGGCCGGCAAAAGCACGAACCTGAGGGTCATCGAAAAGCTTCTCAAAAGCCGCGCGGTGCCTTTTGTCAGCACCCGGGAACCGGGAGGTACGGAGCTGGCCGAAGCGCTGCGCAGCCTGCTGCTGAATCCCGCTTCTGAGATTGCGCCCCTGTCCGAGCTGCTAATGGTATTTGCCGCCCGCTTTGATCACGTGGAGAACGTCATTGTCCCGGCGTTGCGGGAGGGTACCTGGGTGATCTGCGATCGCTTTGTCGACGCATCCTTTGCGTACCAGGGCGGCGGACGGGAGCTGCCGTGGTCAAAGATCGAAACGCTGGAACGCTGGCTGCCGCGCCTGGCCCGCCCGGATCTGGTCTTGCTCCTCGACGTTGCACCGGGCCGAGGCCTGACCCGGGCAACCCGAAACCGCACTGCGGATCGTTTCGAGCGGGAACGCGCCGCGTTTTATCAGCGCGTCCGTAAGGCCTACCTTCGGCGGGCGCGGGGCAACAGCCGCTATCGGGTGATCAACGCCGGCAGGAGTCGGCGCGCCGTGGCGGCGGACGTCTCTGCGGCTGTCAACGGCATCCTGGACCGGTTCGGGGGCGCCCAATGA
- a CDS encoding aminodeoxychorismate synthase component I yields the protein MLTCCTQLEGRRDFLELHEAAPDRYPFLLESVASGTPDARYDMLFLAGGGSLALPATASGSDAARFLSWLDQWTRRSIEQQQQVLGDERPHDLPFLGGWFLHLGYEVGRGIESVLEALPDARTGFPQALAVRCPAALVFDHHEQQTYAVAETPFLLARLEADYRAPAPVPHDPDPTCALREADAAPFLSAVERVKSYILAGDVFQANISRAWEGPCGSTPSSLYRQLRKTNPAPFAGLAVWGDSAIVSSSPERLVRIDGLDVQTRPIAGTFPRAAEPRADEELKRQLLAHPKEQAEHVMLIDLERNDLGRVCQPGSINVEQFMTTETYARVHHLVSAVHGRLRPEVSPVDVIRAVFPGGTITGCPKVRCMEIIGELEGVGRGPYTGSMGYLCRSGHMDVNILIRSFHVSDQRLSLRAGAGIVADSQPTRELEETRHKASGLLASLKPTSANQSCAG from the coding sequence ATTCTGACCTGTTGCACCCAACTTGAGGGGCGGCGGGACTTTCTGGAGCTACACGAGGCCGCTCCCGACCGCTATCCGTTCCTGCTGGAGAGTGTCGCCAGCGGTACGCCCGATGCGCGCTACGACATGCTCTTTCTGGCCGGCGGCGGTTCGCTCGCCCTGCCGGCGACCGCCAGCGGCAGCGATGCCGCGCGATTTCTGAGCTGGCTGGATCAATGGACCCGGCGATCGATCGAGCAACAACAGCAAGTCCTTGGCGACGAGCGGCCGCACGATCTGCCGTTCCTGGGGGGGTGGTTTCTCCACCTCGGCTACGAGGTGGGGCGGGGCATCGAGTCGGTTCTCGAGGCGTTGCCCGACGCACGAACCGGGTTTCCGCAGGCGTTGGCCGTCCGGTGTCCCGCGGCGTTGGTCTTTGATCACCATGAGCAGCAGACCTACGCGGTCGCTGAAACCCCGTTCCTGCTGGCTCGCCTGGAGGCGGACTACCGGGCCCCGGCGCCGGTGCCGCATGACCCTGATCCAACCTGTGCCCTTCGCGAGGCGGACGCAGCGCCATTTCTGAGCGCCGTTGAACGCGTCAAGTCCTACATCCTTGCCGGCGACGTTTTTCAGGCCAACATCTCCCGCGCCTGGGAGGGGCCGTGCGGCAGCACGCCCTCGTCGCTTTATCGACAGCTTCGTAAGACCAACCCAGCACCGTTTGCCGGCCTGGCGGTTTGGGGCGATTCCGCGATTGTCAGCTCATCACCAGAGCGGTTGGTTCGAATTGACGGACTGGACGTACAGACGCGCCCGATCGCCGGTACCTTTCCACGCGCTGCTGAGCCGCGGGCGGACGAGGAGCTGAAGCGCCAGCTTCTTGCGCATCCCAAGGAGCAGGCGGAACACGTGATGCTGATCGACCTGGAGCGGAACGATCTCGGTCGGGTGTGCCAGCCTGGCAGCATCAACGTGGAGCAGTTTATGACCACGGAGACCTATGCCCGAGTTCACCATCTCGTTTCGGCGGTGCATGGTCGCCTGCGTCCTGAGGTTTCGCCCGTCGACGTGATCCGCGCGGTCTTTCCCGGCGGCACCATCACCGGCTGTCCGAAGGTGCGTTGCATGGAAATCATCGGCGAGCTGGAAGGGGTAGGGCGCGGCCCCTACACTGGTTCCATGGGTTACCTGTGCCGCAGCGGCCATATGGACGTGAATATTCTGATTCGTTCGTTCCACGTGAGCGATCAGCGCCTGTCGCTTCGCGCCGGTGCCGGCATCGTCGCGGACTCCCAGCCGACCCGCGAGCTGGAAGAGACCCGCCACAAAGCCAGCGGGCTGCTGGCATCACTGAAGCCCACGTCCGCCAACCAAAGCTGTGCCGGCTGA
- a CDS encoding PilZ domain-containing protein: MPRQGILSLSIKDKTALYQSFMPYVKNGGLFVPTNKKYALGDEVFILLTLMEDEDRIPVAGKVIWVTPPGSQGNRVAGIGVQFNEGNDGEIAKSKIENILAGMVNADRPTHTM; this comes from the coding sequence ATGCCGCGACAGGGAATCCTGTCGCTTTCGATCAAGGATAAGACGGCGCTCTATCAATCGTTTATGCCGTACGTCAAAAACGGCGGGCTGTTTGTGCCCACCAACAAGAAGTACGCGCTGGGTGACGAGGTGTTCATCCTCCTCACGCTGATGGAAGACGAGGACCGTATTCCCGTGGCCGGCAAGGTGATCTGGGTGACGCCACCGGGGTCCCAGGGCAACCGGGTTGCCGGGATCGGCGTTCAGTTCAACGAAGGCAACGACGGCGAAATCGCCAAATCCAAAATCGAGAATATCCTGGCCGGCATGGTCAACGCCGACCGGCCTACCCACACGATGTAG
- the fabF gene encoding beta-ketoacyl-ACP synthase II, with the protein MGKRRVVVTGLGIKSPVGNDIASAWDSVLNGRSGIGPVTNFDASAFATRIAGEVRDFEIGDYLSPKDARKMDPFIHYGIAASVDAMNDAGLELENEDLTRIGVSVAAGIGGIATIQKTSIQYSSSGPRRISPFFVPSTIINMVSGHISIMHGLKGPNLATVTACTTGTHNIGLAQRLIAYGDCDVMVAGGTEYATCDVAMGGFASAKAMSTRNDDPQGASRPWDEERDGFVLSDGAGVMVLESLEHAEARGAEIYAELVGFGMSGDAFHMTSPPEGGEGAAQCMAAALADAGLNGDEISYVNAHGTSTPVGDLAECKAIKSTFGEHAYKIPVSSTKSMTGHLLGAAGGVEAIFSVLSLRDQVVPATINLDKPGEGCDLDFVPGDSRQAEVGHVLSNSFGFGGTNGTLVFKKF; encoded by the coding sequence ATGGGTAAACGCAGAGTTGTGGTGACGGGACTGGGTATCAAGTCCCCGGTCGGAAACGATATCGCAAGCGCCTGGGATAGCGTGCTGAACGGCCGTAGCGGCATTGGTCCGGTGACAAACTTTGACGCCAGCGCCTTTGCTACACGCATCGCCGGTGAGGTTCGCGATTTTGAGATCGGGGACTACCTGTCGCCGAAAGACGCCCGCAAGATGGACCCGTTTATCCACTATGGGATCGCGGCATCGGTTGACGCGATGAACGACGCCGGGCTTGAACTCGAAAACGAGGATCTCACCCGGATCGGCGTGTCGGTCGCCGCCGGCATCGGCGGCATCGCCACGATCCAGAAAACCTCGATCCAGTACAGCAGTTCGGGGCCGCGACGTATCTCGCCGTTTTTTGTGCCCTCCACCATCATCAACATGGTGTCGGGCCATATATCGATCATGCACGGCCTCAAAGGCCCCAATCTCGCAACCGTCACCGCCTGTACTACGGGCACGCACAACATCGGGCTCGCCCAGCGCCTGATCGCTTATGGCGACTGTGACGTGATGGTTGCGGGCGGGACCGAATATGCCACCTGTGACGTGGCGATGGGCGGCTTTGCCTCAGCTAAGGCGATGTCGACTCGTAACGACGACCCCCAAGGCGCGAGTCGGCCGTGGGACGAGGAGCGTGACGGGTTTGTGCTGTCGGATGGCGCCGGCGTGATGGTCCTGGAGTCGCTGGAGCACGCCGAGGCGCGCGGCGCCGAGATCTATGCTGAACTCGTGGGCTTCGGGATGTCCGGAGACGCGTTTCACATGACCTCACCGCCGGAAGGCGGGGAGGGTGCGGCTCAGTGTATGGCCGCTGCTTTGGCTGATGCCGGTCTGAACGGAGACGAAATCAGCTACGTCAACGCCCACGGGACCTCCACGCCGGTGGGCGATCTGGCAGAGTGCAAGGCGATCAAAAGCACCTTTGGCGAGCACGCCTACAAGATTCCTGTCAGCTCCACTAAGTCGATGACCGGTCACCTGCTGGGGGCCGCTGGCGGCGTTGAGGCGATTTTCTCCGTGCTCAGCCTGCGCGATCAGGTGGTCCCCGCAACGATCAACCTCGACAAGCCGGGAGAGGGCTGTGATCTTGACTTTGTGCCTGGCGACTCACGGCAGGCTGAGGTGGGACACGTTCTTTCCAACTCGTTTGGCTTCGGCGGCACCAACGGCACGCTGGTATTTAAGAAATTCTGA
- the mltG gene encoding endolytic transglycosylase MltG — MKTLLKMVGVVMAISGVLALGAGLWAYRSYQSFLDDPLPNSQPVPFTITSGQGFAAIIKDLEGEGLIQDPWHWWVLGRRSALASRIQAGEYQLSPGLRPNELLTLLAEGRVVQHALTIVEGWRFSDLAAAVDRHPALDHTLLELPATEIARRIDPELEHLEGWFLPETYYFPRNTTDVSLYQRAYAAMQQALAEAWERRDPEAALTAPEEMLILASIVEKETGLASERAQIAGVFLRRLELRMRLQTDPTVIYGLGDAFDGNLRRRDLRSDTPYNTYTRFGLPPTPIALPGRAALDAVAQPEAGKALYFVARGDGSHQFSETLEAHNQAVQEYQINPIKNK, encoded by the coding sequence ATGAAGACGCTCCTAAAAATGGTTGGCGTGGTGATGGCCATTAGTGGGGTCCTGGCGCTGGGTGCCGGGCTGTGGGCGTACCGGAGCTATCAGTCGTTCCTCGACGATCCGTTGCCCAACAGCCAACCGGTGCCTTTCACGATAACGTCCGGCCAGGGGTTTGCTGCGATCATCAAAGACCTGGAGGGCGAGGGCTTGATCCAGGATCCCTGGCATTGGTGGGTGCTGGGCCGACGCAGCGCCCTGGCCAGCCGCATCCAGGCGGGTGAGTATCAGCTGTCGCCGGGCCTCAGGCCCAACGAGCTGCTGACGCTGCTTGCCGAGGGCAGGGTGGTTCAGCACGCTCTGACGATTGTGGAGGGCTGGCGTTTCAGCGATCTGGCGGCGGCGGTCGACCGGCATCCTGCGCTGGACCACACGCTGCTGGAGCTGCCGGCGACAGAAATCGCCCGCCGGATCGATCCGGAGCTCGAGCATCTGGAGGGCTGGTTCCTTCCGGAAACTTACTACTTTCCCCGCAACACCACCGATGTGTCGCTCTATCAGCGGGCCTATGCGGCGATGCAGCAGGCGCTGGCAGAGGCCTGGGAGCGTCGGGACCCGGAAGCGGCGTTGACGGCACCCGAGGAGATGCTGATTCTGGCATCGATTGTTGAGAAGGAGACGGGGCTGGCGAGCGAACGGGCTCAGATCGCTGGCGTGTTTTTGCGGCGACTAGAGCTCCGTATGCGGCTGCAGACCGATCCGACGGTGATTTACGGCTTGGGTGACGCGTTCGACGGCAACCTGCGGCGCCGCGACCTGCGCAGCGATACGCCCTACAACACCTACACGCGCTTTGGCCTGCCGCCGACCCCGATTGCTCTGCCGGGCCGGGCGGCGCTCGACGCGGTGGCGCAGCCCGAGGCGGGGAAGGCGCTTTATTTTGTGGCCCGAGGAGACGGCAGCCATCAGTTCTCTGAAACGCTGGAGGCGCACAACCAAGCGGTTCAGGAATATCAAATAAATCCGATTAAAAACAAATAA
- a CDS encoding aminotransferase class IV, with the protein MGELVVEPAALIDGNPADSLPLNDRGLLYGDGLFETTAFRDGRCALWPWHMERLERGAERLRIELPSRALLLDECRTLAAQNDCVLRLTVTRGSSLRPGYAPSGLEQPRRLLVRLPMPAPRGGLRVGICEERLPSPGPAAGLKHLSRLDQVLLAQEVAECCWDEGLVFDPQGQLCEGLQSNVLVLPDEHAQWLTPTVGAGVEGACRAALLSHGLARVAKLGLSDLEHCAALALCNAVRGVEPITELVGINTLTGEAARLLSERLTSALERQETRGALASS; encoded by the coding sequence ATGGGTGAGCTGGTCGTTGAACCCGCCGCGCTGATCGATGGTAATCCGGCAGACAGCCTGCCGCTCAACGATCGCGGGCTGCTCTATGGCGACGGCCTGTTTGAAACCACAGCCTTTCGCGATGGCCGGTGTGCGCTTTGGCCCTGGCATATGGAACGGCTCGAGCGCGGCGCTGAGCGGTTAAGGATCGAGCTGCCTTCCCGGGCACTGCTGCTCGACGAGTGTCGAACGCTGGCGGCCCAAAACGATTGTGTGCTGCGCCTGACCGTGACGCGAGGCAGCAGCCTGCGGCCCGGCTATGCCCCCAGCGGGCTGGAGCAGCCACGGCGTCTGCTGGTGCGTTTGCCGATGCCTGCACCCCGGGGTGGTCTGCGGGTTGGCATTTGCGAAGAGCGGCTGCCGAGCCCCGGGCCGGCGGCGGGTCTCAAACATCTTTCGCGCCTGGATCAGGTGTTGCTCGCTCAGGAAGTAGCGGAGTGCTGCTGGGACGAAGGGCTGGTTTTCGACCCGCAGGGACAACTCTGCGAGGGATTGCAGAGTAACGTGCTGGTGCTGCCGGACGAGCATGCGCAGTGGTTGACGCCAACGGTTGGGGCCGGCGTAGAAGGCGCATGCCGAGCCGCGTTGCTGAGCCATGGCCTTGCGCGGGTCGCGAAGCTGGGCCTGAGCGATCTGGAGCATTGCGCGGCGCTAGCGCTTTGTAACGCGGTGCGTGGTGTTGAGCCGATCACCGAACTGGTCGGGATCAACACGTTGACCGGCGAGGCAGCGCGGCTACTGTCAGAGCGTTTGACCTCAGCGCTGGAGCGGCAGGAAACGCGAGGGGCGTTGGCGAGCTCCTGA
- a CDS encoding beta-ketoacyl-ACP synthase III: MDCEGVTLRYSTIIGTGSALPEKVLTNADLERLVDTSDEWIQTRTGIRERRIVAEGQTTCDLSEEAAKRALEAAGVKAEELDAIIVGTTTPDLVFPSTACLLQDRIGAHGCCAFDVNAACSGFLYALGVADKFIRSGDSSKVLVVGAETLSRMVDWTERTTCVLFGDGAGAVVLAADDKPGIMSTHLHANGAHKELLNVEVGVSRGFKPEPQGGLAIRMKGSEVFKVAVNTLGNIVDETLAANDMTRSDVDWLIPHQANLRIIKATAKKLALPMDRVIVTVDRHGNTSAGSVPLALDEAVRSGKIARGEVLLLEAFGGGFTWGSALIRY; encoded by the coding sequence ATCGATTGCGAGGGCGTAACTCTGCGTTATTCAACAATAATAGGAACGGGCAGCGCGCTTCCGGAGAAAGTGCTGACCAACGCGGACCTGGAGCGGCTGGTCGACACTAGCGACGAGTGGATCCAGACGCGAACGGGCATTCGCGAACGTCGGATCGTTGCTGAGGGACAGACAACCTGCGACCTGTCTGAGGAAGCGGCCAAGCGCGCCCTGGAAGCCGCCGGCGTCAAGGCCGAAGAGCTCGACGCGATCATTGTCGGAACCACCACGCCGGATCTGGTGTTTCCAAGCACGGCCTGTCTCCTCCAGGATCGAATCGGTGCCCACGGCTGCTGCGCTTTTGACGTCAACGCCGCCTGCTCCGGCTTTCTTTATGCCCTGGGGGTCGCCGATAAGTTTATTCGCAGCGGCGACTCGTCGAAGGTGCTAGTGGTCGGGGCCGAAACGCTGTCCCGCATGGTCGACTGGACGGAGCGCACCACGTGCGTGCTGTTTGGCGACGGCGCGGGAGCCGTGGTGCTCGCCGCTGACGATAAGCCGGGCATCATGTCGACGCACCTGCACGCCAATGGCGCGCACAAGGAACTGCTTAACGTTGAGGTTGGCGTCTCGCGAGGCTTCAAGCCCGAGCCTCAGGGTGGGTTGGCTATCCGCATGAAAGGCAGCGAGGTCTTCAAGGTTGCGGTCAACACGTTGGGCAACATCGTTGACGAAACGCTGGCTGCCAACGACATGACGCGCAGCGACGTCGACTGGTTGATTCCTCACCAGGCGAACCTGCGCATCATCAAAGCGACGGCGAAAAAGCTGGCGCTGCCGATGGATCGGGTGATCGTCACCGTCGATCGTCACGGCAACACGTCAGCAGGCTCCGTTCCGCTGGCCCTGGACGAAGCCGTCCGGTCAGGAAAAATTGCGCGGGGCGAAGTGCTGCTGCTGGAGGCGTTCGGCGGCGGCTTCACCTGGGGATCAGCGCTGATTCGATACTGA
- the fabD gene encoding ACP S-malonyltransferase, with product MSGNSVAFVFPGQGSQSVGMLSELAADFPSVKETFAEASDRLGVDLWEMTQQGPEEALNRTENTQPAMLVAGIATWRVWRENGGPLPSIMAGHSLGEYTALVASGALDLVDGAWLVAERGRLMQQAAPPGSGAMAALLGLNAERVEAVCQLAAEGEIVAPANLNGPSQTVIAGSVDAVDRAVRMAREAGAKRAAILPVSVPCHCDLVKPAAEELGKRLEQVNLRQPQVPVLQNADVAIFQEPEQIRESLVRQLYQPVRWVETIEFLVESGTTRIVECGPGKVLSGLTRRINREVTQTALIDMPSIHAELSELE from the coding sequence ATGTCAGGAAATTCAGTTGCGTTTGTCTTCCCCGGCCAGGGGTCTCAGTCGGTGGGCATGCTCAGCGAGCTGGCGGCCGACTTCCCCAGCGTCAAAGAGACTTTCGCCGAAGCGTCGGACCGACTGGGCGTTGACCTGTGGGAGATGACGCAGCAGGGCCCGGAAGAGGCGCTAAACCGCACCGAAAACACCCAGCCTGCCATGCTGGTCGCCGGGATTGCGACCTGGCGGGTATGGCGGGAAAACGGCGGGCCGTTGCCGTCGATCATGGCGGGCCATAGCCTCGGCGAGTACACGGCCCTGGTCGCCAGCGGTGCGCTGGATCTGGTTGACGGCGCCTGGCTCGTCGCCGAGCGCGGCCGATTGATGCAGCAGGCGGCGCCACCCGGCTCGGGCGCCATGGCGGCGCTCCTGGGTCTCAACGCTGAACGGGTTGAGGCGGTGTGTCAGCTAGCGGCGGAGGGCGAGATTGTTGCGCCGGCCAATCTGAACGGGCCCTCGCAGACGGTGATAGCGGGCTCGGTCGACGCGGTTGACCGCGCGGTGCGCATGGCGCGGGAGGCGGGCGCGAAGCGCGCAGCGATCCTGCCGGTGAGCGTGCCCTGTCACTGTGATCTTGTGAAGCCGGCAGCGGAGGAGCTGGGCAAGCGCCTGGAACAGGTCAACCTTCGCCAGCCCCAGGTGCCGGTGCTGCAAAATGCCGACGTGGCGATCTTCCAGGAACCCGAACAGATCCGCGAGTCGCTGGTGCGCCAGCTCTATCAGCCAGTGCGCTGGGTGGAGACCATCGAGTTTCTGGTGGAGTCGGGCACAACGCGGATCGTCGAGTGCGGGCCGGGTAAGGTGCTGTCGGGCCTGACCCGCCGTATCAACCGCGAGGTGACCCAAACGGCGTTGATCGACATGCCGTCGATCCACGCAGAGCTGAGCGAACTGGAGTAG
- a CDS encoding 3-hydroxyacyl-CoA dehydrogenase NAD-binding domain-containing protein: MFEGLRLRHWRHSVADSGIVHLVMDVADANANTFSRAVMRELGSLIERVQIDPPPGLLIASGKDSGFIAGADVSEFEQVAAEGRELETIRYGQQVFDELAALPCPTLAAIGGFCMGGGTELALACDYRIATEDSRIGLPEVQLGIHPGWGGTVRLPALIGAPDAMDMMLTGRALRASVARQKGLIDKLASPEGLLAAAEKMLLAKPKPRRAPPQLRALNLWPARQALAKVIRDKTRAKANPKHYPAPFAIIELWRKFGGNPRAMMRAEARSMVKMARTDTARNLTRVFSLREAMREIAQEDVAPIEHVHVIGAGVMGGDIAAWCALRGLNVTLQDREEKFVEPALVRARKLFEKKLKKPERVADAEARLNMDIEGTGVAEADVVLEAIFENLEAKQALFADVEPRMKDGAVVATNTSSIPLQQLAEGLKDPSRLIGLHYFNPVAKMPLLEIVAHPAMDPAVEQRCRAHARGIDKLAVTVTSTPGFLVNRILMPYMLEAVTMVSEGVPGKLIDKAAKDFGMPMGPIELVDQVGLDVAASVADVLSENLGLTIPEGLEDMVSSGKRGRKDGEGFYRYPEGKPVKPDVPEGYTAPADMTDRMIMPFLNMAVTCLREKVVDSPEMLDAGIIFGTGFAPFRGGPWQYIQDTGADVLKQKLEALQSRYGDRFAPDAGWDTIA; the protein is encoded by the coding sequence ATGTTTGAAGGCCTGCGCCTAAGACACTGGCGTCACTCAGTCGCCGACAGCGGCATTGTTCACCTGGTGATGGACGTTGCCGACGCCAACGCCAACACTTTTTCTCGCGCCGTGATGCGCGAGCTGGGAAGCCTGATTGAACGGGTCCAGATCGACCCACCGCCAGGGCTCCTCATCGCCTCAGGCAAAGACAGCGGCTTCATCGCCGGCGCCGACGTGAGCGAATTCGAGCAGGTGGCGGCCGAAGGGCGAGAGCTTGAGACCATTCGTTACGGCCAGCAGGTGTTCGATGAGCTCGCCGCACTGCCCTGCCCAACGCTGGCAGCCATCGGCGGCTTCTGTATGGGCGGCGGCACCGAACTGGCGCTGGCCTGTGACTATCGCATCGCGACTGAAGACAGCCGCATCGGACTGCCGGAGGTCCAGCTCGGCATTCACCCCGGCTGGGGTGGAACGGTCCGGCTGCCAGCGCTCATCGGTGCTCCGGACGCGATGGACATGATGCTGACCGGTCGTGCGCTCCGCGCGTCCGTCGCTAGGCAAAAGGGCCTGATCGATAAACTCGCCTCACCAGAAGGCCTCCTGGCAGCTGCGGAAAAAATGCTGCTGGCCAAACCCAAGCCTCGCCGCGCGCCGCCGCAGCTGCGCGCACTGAACCTCTGGCCGGCTCGGCAGGCGTTGGCCAAAGTGATCCGCGACAAGACCCGCGCCAAAGCCAACCCGAAACACTACCCTGCCCCCTTTGCGATCATCGAACTGTGGCGCAAGTTTGGCGGCAACCCTCGCGCCATGATGCGCGCTGAAGCGCGCTCGATGGTCAAAATGGCGCGAACCGACACCGCGCGGAATCTGACGCGGGTGTTTTCTCTCCGCGAGGCAATGCGCGAAATCGCGCAGGAAGACGTGGCGCCGATCGAACATGTCCACGTCATCGGTGCAGGTGTAATGGGCGGCGATATCGCCGCCTGGTGTGCGCTGCGTGGACTCAACGTCACGCTGCAGGATCGCGAGGAGAAGTTTGTCGAACCAGCCCTGGTTCGCGCCCGCAAGCTGTTCGAGAAAAAGCTCAAAAAACCGGAGCGGGTTGCCGACGCGGAAGCACGGCTGAATATGGATATCGAAGGTACCGGCGTGGCTGAGGCCGACGTTGTGCTCGAGGCTATTTTCGAAAACCTGGAGGCCAAACAAGCCCTGTTTGCAGACGTTGAGCCACGCATGAAAGATGGCGCGGTGGTGGCGACCAATACATCTTCGATTCCGCTACAGCAGCTGGCCGAGGGCTTAAAAGACCCCAGCCGGCTGATCGGGCTGCACTACTTCAATCCGGTCGCCAAAATGCCCCTGCTGGAAATTGTTGCGCACCCCGCCATGGATCCCGCCGTGGAACAGCGATGTCGCGCGCACGCTCGCGGCATCGACAAGCTGGCGGTGACCGTGACCAGCACGCCAGGCTTTCTGGTCAATCGGATACTGATGCCCTACATGCTGGAGGCGGTCACGATGGTCTCCGAAGGTGTGCCCGGCAAGCTCATCGATAAAGCCGCCAAAGACTTTGGTATGCCCATGGGCCCGATCGAACTGGTCGATCAGGTGGGGCTGGACGTTGCGGCGTCCGTGGCTGACGTCTTGTCCGAAAACCTCGGGCTGACGATCCCGGAGGGATTGGAAGACATGGTGTCTTCAGGCAAGCGAGGCCGGAAAGACGGTGAGGGGTTCTACCGCTATCCGGAAGGCAAGCCGGTCAAGCCCGACGTGCCGGAGGGATATACAGCGCCGGCCGATATGACCGACCGCATGATCATGCCGTTTCTGAATATGGCGGTAACGTGCCTGAGGGAGAAGGTGGTGGACAGCCCGGAAATGCTGGATGCCGGCATCATCTTCGGGACCGGCTTTGCGCCGTTTCGTGGCGGCCCCTGGCAATACATTCAGGATACGGGAGCCGACGTGCTTAAGCAGAAGCTCGAAGCGCTCCAGTCGCGCTACGGCGATCGCTTTGCACCCGACGCCGGGTGGGACACCATCGCCTGA